From a region of the Lentilactobacillus curieae genome:
- the greA gene encoding transcription elongation factor GreA — MAEDSYPMTADGREKLQAELEDLKLNQRPKVVERIKIARSYGDLSENSEYESAKDEQSMLESRIQTIEHMLQYAEIIDSNNSDKDEVTVGKMVTFQELPDEEPETYQIVGAAEADPMSGKISNESPIAKGLLGHRVNDEVTIEIPAGNMQVKITKVD, encoded by the coding sequence ATGGCTGAAGATAGTTATCCAATGACGGCTGATGGCCGCGAAAAATTACAAGCAGAACTTGAGGACTTAAAGCTTAACCAACGTCCAAAAGTGGTTGAAAGAATTAAAATTGCTCGTTCATATGGTGATTTGTCTGAAAATTCAGAATATGAATCTGCAAAAGACGAACAAAGTATGTTAGAAAGTAGAATTCAAACTATTGAACACATGCTTCAATATGCTGAAATTATTGATTCTAACAACAGTGATAAAGATGAAGTCACTGTCGGTAAGATGGTAACGTTCCAAGAATTACCGGACGAAGAACCAGAAACTTACCAAATCGTGGGGGCTGCTGAAGCAGATCCGATGTCTGGCAAAATTTCAAACGAATCGCCAATTGCTAAGGGATTGTTAGGTCACCGAGTAAATGATGAAGTAACAATTGAAATTCCAGCCGGTAATATGCAAGTTAAAATTACCAAGGTTGACTAA
- a CDS encoding HesB/YadR/YfhF family protein — MKITVTEAASKWFEDEMGLTDGNGVRFYGKVYGNTPVHDGFSLALTRDDHPKEVYAETEKDGIKFFVDEGDEWFFKGYDLTVDFDPELSDDVTYRYEENGELE, encoded by the coding sequence GTGAAAATTACGGTAACTGAAGCAGCAAGTAAATGGTTTGAAGACGAGATGGGCTTAACTGACGGGAACGGTGTTCGTTTTTATGGCAAGGTGTACGGCAATACTCCGGTTCACGATGGTTTTTCCTTGGCACTAACTAGAGATGACCATCCTAAGGAAGTTTACGCTGAAACTGAGAAAGATGGCATCAAGTTCTTCGTTGATGAGGGTGACGAGTGGTTCTTTAAAGGATACGATCTAACAGTGGATTTTGATCCTGAACTGTCTGACGATGTTACCTATCGTTATGAAGAAAATGGCGAATTAGAATAA
- a CDS encoding YfhO family protein encodes MKTKKSIYSLSFLIPLVIVTAYFIFRGFAPFGSSSVLTVDLGQQYVDFYAFFKNALTSDPSSILYSFQKALGGNMIGTWSYYLMSPLNLLLLLFPVKALPSVIGIITILKYALAGLTCSIFLTNRFSDKSFSVVSFSTSYALMGWMVANQLNLLWIDAVILLPLIFLGLEALIANGKSKLFIGTMAAMLMINYYMAYMIALFSTIYVILYSIPLASNFVDYLKRIGHYVIHFLISALLSAWITIPTFMSLLNSKVAYSTNELKFKFEYNPLLMIGKFINGAFDFKQMPNGTPNLFVASLVIFTFLYFFVSKQFPKQDKIIGLIVTAFFVISMCFNPLDILWHAFQLPVWYSYRFSYIFSFWMIFIGFRAYQTIRTDRLREIPMAISSILIIVGLLYIFANIKKFEYMNSGTFIFGVVYVTATIALIVIANSNRSSKLIQIGMLILVGGEMSLNLVNSLNSISYLSASEYANFATITNDASKMLNKQDSSFFRVNETFQRSKNDALTGNYNGGSNFSSTLENNVSKFYGNIGNPNGDAFVVYTNPTLFTDALLGFKYSLSENPFASRAEQEIFKSITNLNTTRPELEAYSLIDRSKYLDVYENPAALPIIFKSELSNNPPKYRDADPLQYQNDLAKQLGVRGQLFTQVNPKNYVANNTNPINKFDNAILSKKSLLKPATISAKIHVKAHSSLYMELSEQAPLKDISITADGVAIHQFKPYKHPVVVNIANTSTQSKDVSITISTTKQNIWLSSMRFYQLNKPILLNWVNRVKSDAGNVKQHSSTQLTANFKSKNSKQIITSIPYEQGWSATIDGKPVKIHKWANTFIYLNNPKHGQKVAFTYHPQGMVLGVILTGITILGLIGGHFIFKRNRRY; translated from the coding sequence ATGAAAACAAAAAAATCGATTTATTCATTAAGTTTTTTAATTCCACTTGTAATCGTAACTGCCTACTTTATCTTTAGAGGATTTGCACCGTTTGGTAGCTCGTCTGTGCTAACAGTTGATCTGGGGCAGCAATATGTTGACTTTTATGCGTTTTTCAAAAATGCTCTAACTTCAGATCCCTCATCAATCCTATACAGTTTTCAAAAAGCTCTAGGTGGAAATATGATTGGGACATGGAGCTATTACCTAATGAGTCCCCTCAATCTACTTTTGCTATTGTTCCCTGTAAAAGCATTGCCATCTGTAATTGGCATAATCACAATTCTCAAATATGCTTTGGCTGGATTAACGTGTAGTATTTTTTTGACCAACAGGTTCTCAGATAAATCATTTTCAGTAGTATCCTTTTCTACTTCGTACGCATTAATGGGTTGGATGGTTGCCAACCAGCTTAATTTATTGTGGATTGACGCCGTTATTTTGTTGCCACTGATTTTCCTTGGTTTAGAAGCATTAATTGCTAACGGTAAATCAAAATTATTTATCGGTACAATGGCAGCAATGCTTATGATTAATTATTATATGGCGTACATGATTGCTTTATTCTCGACAATTTACGTTATTTTATACAGTATTCCTCTAGCAAGTAACTTTGTTGACTATCTTAAGAGGATTGGCCATTACGTAATTCACTTTTTAATCTCTGCATTATTGTCAGCATGGATCACAATCCCAACTTTCATGTCTCTTTTGAACAGTAAGGTAGCCTATTCAACAAACGAACTTAAATTTAAATTTGAGTACAATCCATTGTTGATGATTGGTAAGTTTATCAATGGTGCGTTCGACTTTAAACAAATGCCAAACGGAACCCCTAATTTATTTGTGGCCAGCTTAGTTATCTTCACGTTTCTATATTTCTTCGTATCCAAACAATTCCCAAAACAAGATAAAATCATCGGGTTGATAGTCACAGCATTTTTCGTGATATCAATGTGTTTTAATCCTTTAGATATTTTATGGCACGCATTTCAACTACCTGTTTGGTATTCATACCGATTCTCATACATTTTTTCTTTCTGGATGATTTTTATCGGTTTCCGGGCATATCAAACAATTAGAACTGATAGGCTCAGAGAGATTCCGATGGCCATCTCAAGTATCCTAATAATTGTTGGCCTACTGTACATTTTCGCCAACATTAAGAAATTTGAATACATGAATTCAGGAACCTTTATTTTTGGAGTTGTATATGTAACTGCCACCATCGCATTAATAGTTATTGCAAACAGTAATCGTAGCAGTAAACTAATCCAAATCGGAATGCTGATATTGGTTGGTGGTGAAATGAGCTTAAATCTAGTTAACTCTTTAAATAGCATTTCTTATTTAAGTGCAAGTGAGTACGCAAACTTTGCGACAATTACTAATGACGCCTCCAAAATGCTTAACAAACAGGACTCTTCATTTTTTAGAGTGAACGAAACATTTCAGAGATCAAAAAACGATGCTTTAACTGGTAATTACAATGGTGGGTCGAATTTCTCCTCAACACTAGAAAATAACGTCTCGAAATTTTACGGTAATATCGGTAATCCAAATGGCGATGCTTTTGTGGTGTATACTAACCCCACGCTTTTTACAGACGCTTTATTAGGATTCAAATACTCATTATCAGAAAATCCTTTCGCTTCAAGAGCTGAGCAAGAAATTTTTAAATCAATCACAAACTTAAACACTACTAGGCCCGAACTTGAGGCATACTCATTAATCGATAGATCTAAATATTTGGATGTTTACGAAAATCCCGCTGCTCTACCAATAATTTTTAAATCAGAATTATCCAATAATCCACCTAAGTACCGCGACGCCGACCCATTACAATATCAAAACGACTTAGCAAAACAATTAGGTGTACGTGGTCAGCTCTTCACTCAAGTAAATCCCAAAAATTATGTTGCCAACAATACCAACCCAATCAATAAGTTTGATAATGCCATCCTCAGCAAAAAGTCATTATTAAAGCCGGCAACTATAAGTGCAAAGATTCATGTAAAAGCTCACAGTTCATTGTATATGGAGTTGAGTGAACAGGCCCCACTGAAAGACATTTCAATTACTGCAGACGGGGTGGCCATTCACCAATTTAAGCCATATAAGCACCCTGTCGTAGTAAACATCGCAAATACAAGTACTCAATCTAAAGATGTTAGCATTACTATAAGCACCACTAAGCAAAACATTTGGTTGTCATCGATGCGCTTCTACCAATTAAATAAACCAATCCTGCTTAATTGGGTAAACCGAGTTAAAAGTGACGCCGGTAATGTAAAACAGCATAGCAGCACCCAACTTACGGCTAACTTTAAGTCGAAAAATTCAAAGCAGATCATCACTTCCATCCCCTATGAGCAAGGATGGAGCGCAACAATTGACGGAAAACCAGTTAAGATCCACAAATGGGCTAACACATTCATTTACCTAAATAACCCTAAACATGGCCAAAAAGTCGCATTTACGTATCACCCACAGGGCATGGTTTTAGGAGTTATCCTAACTGGAATAACAATATTGGGATTAATTGGAGGTCACTTTATTTTCAAACGAAATCGAAGATATTAA
- a CDS encoding peptidoglycan D,D-transpeptidase FtsI family protein, whose protein sequence is MKLFKGKNKKNKSSKAASLPFRINIIFMVVGVLFIALLTRLGYLQVVNGAKMKAEANRSDTTVVSANTQRGMIYDSTGQVLVGNSAHQAITYTKGVNALSTDMYATAKKLAQFVKVQTGTLTERQLADYYLANNDNLKKVLEQIPNSAQYNDDAKYNKALAYVQSHKINFTASDKNAAEIFAKMSGAYQLSTVNIKDSGVTNTEIAQVGEHLSELEGVNIGTSWSRNYPVGQSIQGLTGTVSTEKAGLPSDRVNELLAQGYSRNDQVGQSYLEQKYEPVLRGSKSQTQVYLNSQNEITKEVKKYGGQKGDNLQLTINANFQKKLSSLVKSAEQGAGGYSTGTYAVVMNPNNGAIYGMAGVDRNPKTQKITSNDLGNINSSIVMGSVVKGAMVSGALQDGVITPTNSTMTDFPIHIGGVTKSSWFNKKGGANIAVDAAGALEVSSNSYMMQLAMKEAKFKYVDGAALTMNPSIFTKLRAHFSQFGLGVKTGIDIPGETTGLQGASDFGHIGSALDLSFGNYDAYTTMQVAQYMSTIANGGYRIQPHIVSAIRGTSKNGGLGAIKDTVTPNVLNYVSMTPAQRKLVKRGLYQVVHGSNQYKTGGQLSSIKPEISAKTGTAQTFYNGNETVTLSLASFAPSKHPQVVVALAMPNLGVNAESNNMQLAKKIYSAFWSTVQSKSTVK, encoded by the coding sequence TTGAAATTATTTAAAGGCAAAAACAAGAAAAATAAAAGTTCAAAAGCGGCTTCACTACCCTTTAGAATCAACATTATTTTTATGGTAGTCGGGGTCTTATTTATTGCATTACTTACAAGATTAGGATATCTGCAAGTAGTTAACGGAGCAAAAATGAAGGCTGAAGCAAATCGTAGTGACACGACAGTGGTTTCAGCTAATACTCAACGGGGGATGATTTACGATTCAACTGGCCAAGTATTAGTTGGAAATTCTGCCCACCAAGCAATTACGTACACTAAGGGTGTTAATGCCCTTTCTACTGATATGTATGCGACAGCAAAAAAATTAGCTCAATTTGTTAAGGTACAAACCGGCACATTGACTGAGCGTCAGTTAGCTGATTATTACCTGGCAAATAATGACAATTTGAAAAAAGTTTTGGAACAAATTCCAAATTCAGCTCAATATAACGATGATGCTAAGTATAATAAAGCATTAGCATATGTACAGAGCCACAAAATTAACTTTACTGCTTCCGACAAGAACGCAGCAGAAATTTTTGCCAAAATGAGTGGTGCTTACCAACTGTCCACAGTTAATATTAAGGACAGCGGAGTAACAAACACTGAAATAGCTCAAGTTGGTGAACATTTATCCGAACTAGAAGGCGTTAATATTGGTACAAGTTGGAGCCGAAACTACCCAGTTGGTCAATCTATTCAAGGGCTTACAGGAACCGTTTCAACAGAAAAGGCGGGTCTACCTTCTGATCGGGTTAATGAGTTGTTGGCTCAAGGATACTCGCGAAATGACCAGGTTGGTCAAAGCTACTTGGAACAAAAATATGAACCCGTTTTACGAGGCTCAAAGTCCCAAACACAAGTTTACTTGAACAGTCAAAATGAAATCACCAAGGAAGTTAAAAAGTATGGTGGCCAAAAGGGTGATAATCTACAGTTGACGATTAATGCTAACTTCCAAAAGAAGTTATCTTCACTTGTAAAATCTGCTGAGCAAGGTGCAGGTGGATATTCAACTGGAACCTATGCGGTCGTTATGAATCCTAATAATGGTGCCATTTACGGTATGGCTGGTGTTGATCGGAATCCAAAGACACAAAAGATTACCAGTAATGATTTGGGAAACATAAATAGTTCAATCGTTATGGGATCTGTTGTTAAAGGAGCAATGGTTTCTGGAGCACTTCAGGATGGAGTTATTACACCAACAAATAGTACGATGACTGATTTTCCAATCCATATTGGTGGAGTAACCAAATCCTCTTGGTTCAATAAAAAAGGCGGAGCAAATATTGCAGTCGATGCGGCTGGGGCACTGGAAGTATCTTCTAACTCATATATGATGCAACTCGCAATGAAGGAAGCCAAGTTTAAGTACGTAGATGGTGCTGCATTAACCATGAATCCATCGATTTTCACCAAATTAAGGGCACATTTCTCTCAATTTGGACTAGGTGTTAAGACTGGAATCGATATTCCTGGTGAGACTACTGGTCTTCAAGGTGCAAGCGATTTTGGCCATATTGGTTCAGCACTTGATCTTTCATTTGGTAACTATGATGCGTACACCACAATGCAAGTTGCACAGTACATGTCAACAATTGCTAATGGTGGATACAGGATTCAGCCTCATATTGTTTCAGCAATCCGAGGAACCAGTAAGAATGGTGGCCTCGGTGCTATCAAGGACACGGTAACCCCAAATGTCCTGAATTATGTAAGCATGACCCCAGCACAACGTAAATTAGTCAAACGTGGATTGTATCAAGTGGTTCATGGAAGTAATCAATACAAAACTGGTGGTCAACTATCATCTATCAAGCCAGAAATTTCTGCCAAAACTGGTACTGCCCAAACATTTTATAATGGTAATGAGACAGTTACTTTAAGTTTAGCCTCATTTGCACCTTCTAAGCATCCGCAAGTGGTAGTTGCATTGGCAATGCCTAATTTGGGAGTTAATGCTGAAAGCAATAACATGCAACTAGCAAAGAAAATTTACTCTGCATTTTGGTCAACCGTCCAATCAAAATCAACTGTTAAGTAA
- the rpmG gene encoding 50S ribosomal protein L33, whose amino-acid sequence MRVHITMECTECHERTYLSSKNRRNNPDRLELNKYCPRDRKVTLHRETK is encoded by the coding sequence ATGCGAGTACACATTACAATGGAATGTACTGAATGCCACGAACGCACATACTTATCAAGCAAAAACCGTCGTAACAATCCAGACCGTTTGGAGCTTAACAAGTACTGCCCTCGTGACCGTAAAGTTACATTACATCGCGAAACAAAATAA
- a CDS encoding 5-formyltetrahydrofolate cyclo-ligase — MKKSEIRKSVIPALSEYVKSPAGRANAQDLYQQLFESDDFKQSSTVGVTLNMEDELDTQPIIDKLNNLNKRVVVPRTLPDFQMEFVVLDERTRLERTKFGVREPVGGQVVDPSDIDLLIVPGVAFTPLGERVGFGAGFYDRYLKKFSGRTITLALKPQFFDKADWVVDDYDVLVQQVFH, encoded by the coding sequence ATGAAGAAGTCAGAGATTAGAAAGTCAGTAATACCTGCGCTGTCTGAATATGTTAAGTCTCCAGCTGGTAGAGCCAATGCTCAGGATTTGTACCAACAACTGTTTGAAAGCGATGATTTTAAACAGAGTAGTACTGTTGGGGTTACGCTTAACATGGAAGATGAGTTGGATACTCAGCCAATCATTGATAAACTGAACAACCTGAATAAGCGTGTAGTTGTCCCTAGAACCTTACCGGACTTTCAAATGGAGTTCGTGGTACTTGATGAACGAACTCGCCTTGAAAGAACCAAATTTGGGGTTAGAGAGCCGGTTGGTGGCCAAGTTGTTGATCCAAGTGATATTGACTTACTAATTGTTCCAGGGGTTGCCTTTACTCCGTTAGGGGAAAGAGTCGGGTTTGGGGCTGGATTTTATGATCGCTATTTAAAGAAATTTTCAGGCCGAACCATTACGCTTGCCCTAAAACCACAATTTTTTGACAAGGCGGATTGGGTAGTAGATGATTATGATGTTTTAGTTCAGCAGGTTTTTCATTAA